One Lysinibacillus fusiformis genomic window carries:
- a CDS encoding cation-translocating P-type ATPase: MAQYHQQLSAEVMELMNVTNQGLSDDDVQKRQEVYGYNRLVEGKKTSTFAVFFGQFKDLLVIILIVAAAISLLLGEVESTIVIMIVVFLNAILGTVQHVKAEQSLDNLKALTSSVAKVMRNNQIVEIPSEDIVVGDILFLETGDYINADGRLLDSHNLHVNESSLTGESLAVAKSTAPIKEHEITIADKKNMVFTGCFVTNGRGTVIVTAIGMETEIGKIANLLDTAKEKKTPLQISLDQFGEKLALGITMICVVIFTIDLIRGRELVESFMFAVSLAVAAIPEALSSIVTIVLAFGTQKMAKENAIIRKLYAVESLGSVSVICSDKTGTLTENKMIVQQVYVDQKVIPHDQLHTENAIEKSLMLKALLCNNALESDQKEIGDPTEIALVKLGKQYGLDELTVREHYPRVIELPFDSDRKLMSTVNHINQKNIMITKGALDVLLSKIVKIETSKGILDITEEHRKKIEEANRDFSMNGLRVLAIAYKEVKPYQTINVEAERNMIFVGLMAMMDPPRKESKAAVESCIKAGIKPVMITGDHKITATAIAKQIGILKDPSEVIEGYEIEGLTDQQLQEVVQNLSVYARVTPEQKIRIVKAWQEKGNVVAMTGDGVNDGPALKQADIGVAMGITGTEVAKDASSMILTDDNFSTIVKAISNGRSLYTNIKNAILFLLSGNTGAIFVVLYATVLGLPVPFAPVHLLFINLLTDSLPAIAIGLEPHNKKTMRDKPRNIHTPLLNKTFTTQVILEGLLIAIATIIAFRIGLSTGDTLTATTMAFTTLCLSRLVHGFNSRSKESLFTIGVFSNKYTWLAFLIGFLCLHFVLFVPALTGMFEVATLSGVQLGLIYSLSCMPFLVNQWYKLLFVRSK, translated from the coding sequence ATGGCACAATATCATCAACAATTATCAGCTGAAGTCATGGAACTGATGAACGTAACAAATCAAGGGTTGAGTGATGATGACGTTCAAAAAAGACAAGAAGTATATGGTTATAATCGATTAGTGGAAGGGAAAAAAACAAGTACATTCGCCGTTTTCTTTGGACAATTTAAAGATTTATTAGTCATTATTTTAATAGTTGCCGCTGCCATTTCACTACTATTAGGTGAAGTAGAAAGTACTATTGTTATCATGATTGTCGTTTTTTTAAATGCAATCCTGGGCACAGTACAGCATGTTAAGGCAGAACAATCTTTGGATAATCTAAAAGCATTGACCTCTTCGGTTGCAAAAGTGATGCGCAATAATCAGATAGTAGAAATTCCTTCTGAGGACATAGTGGTTGGCGATATTCTCTTTTTGGAAACTGGAGATTATATCAATGCGGATGGCAGATTATTAGATAGCCATAATTTGCATGTAAATGAAAGTTCATTGACAGGTGAATCATTGGCTGTAGCAAAAAGCACAGCGCCCATTAAAGAACATGAAATAACGATTGCGGATAAAAAAAATATGGTATTCACAGGATGTTTTGTGACCAATGGACGTGGCACTGTCATTGTTACAGCTATTGGTATGGAAACAGAAATAGGGAAAATTGCAAACTTACTGGATACGGCGAAAGAGAAAAAAACACCCCTACAAATAAGTCTAGATCAATTTGGTGAAAAATTAGCATTAGGTATTACGATGATTTGTGTGGTCATTTTTACAATTGACCTTATTCGAGGACGCGAGTTAGTAGAATCGTTTATGTTTGCGGTTTCGCTTGCAGTTGCAGCAATTCCAGAAGCATTGAGTTCAATTGTTACCATTGTGCTGGCTTTTGGCACTCAAAAAATGGCGAAGGAAAATGCCATAATACGCAAGCTGTATGCTGTTGAAAGTCTGGGCAGTGTTTCTGTGATTTGTTCAGATAAAACAGGAACATTAACTGAAAATAAAATGATTGTTCAACAAGTATATGTTGATCAAAAAGTCATTCCGCATGATCAACTACATACAGAAAATGCAATTGAAAAAAGTCTGATGTTAAAAGCACTATTATGTAATAACGCCTTGGAAAGTGATCAAAAGGAAATAGGTGACCCGACTGAAATTGCACTCGTAAAATTAGGCAAGCAGTACGGTCTTGATGAATTAACCGTGAGAGAGCACTATCCAAGAGTAATAGAACTTCCTTTTGATTCAGACAGAAAACTAATGAGTACAGTAAATCATATCAATCAGAAAAATATCATGATTACAAAGGGAGCATTAGATGTTCTTCTATCTAAAATTGTAAAAATCGAAACATCTAAAGGGATACTTGATATTACGGAAGAGCACCGTAAAAAAATCGAAGAAGCGAATCGTGATTTTTCTATGAATGGTTTAAGAGTGCTAGCAATTGCTTACAAAGAGGTAAAGCCGTATCAAACAATCAATGTAGAAGCTGAAAGAAATATGATCTTCGTCGGATTAATGGCGATGATGGATCCACCGAGAAAAGAGTCAAAAGCAGCGGTCGAAAGCTGTATAAAAGCAGGTATTAAGCCAGTTATGATTACAGGCGACCATAAAATAACCGCAACTGCTATCGCTAAACAAATTGGTATTTTAAAAGATCCTTCAGAAGTGATTGAAGGTTATGAAATTGAAGGATTAACGGATCAGCAACTACAAGAAGTGGTGCAAAATCTGTCTGTTTACGCACGCGTAACACCAGAGCAGAAAATACGTATCGTTAAGGCTTGGCAGGAAAAAGGAAATGTGGTTGCCATGACTGGAGATGGTGTCAATGATGGCCCTGCCTTAAAACAAGCTGATATTGGTGTGGCGATGGGGATTACAGGTACCGAGGTAGCGAAAGATGCATCCTCTATGATCTTAACGGATGATAATTTTTCAACAATTGTCAAAGCTATTTCGAATGGTAGAAGCCTCTATACGAACATTAAAAATGCCATTCTATTCTTATTATCAGGCAATACAGGTGCAATTTTTGTTGTCCTATATGCAACCGTATTAGGTTTACCAGTTCCATTTGCACCCGTACATTTATTATTTATTAACTTACTGACCGATAGTTTGCCAGCGATTGCCATAGGTTTAGAGCCGCATAACAAAAAGACAATGAGGGACAAGCCTAGAAATATTCACACACCATTACTAAATAAAACATTCACTACTCAAGTGATACTTGAAGGTTTATTAATTGCTATCGCTACGATTATTGCATTTCGAATAGGCTTATCAACCGGAGATACGCTAACAGCAACTACAATGGCATTTACAACTTTATGTTTATCAAGATTAGTGCATGGCTTTAACTCCCGATCAAAAGAATCGCTCTTCACAATTGGCGTATTTTCGAATAAATATACTTGGCTAGCATTTTTAATAGGTTTTTTATGTCTACATTTCGTATTATTTGTTCCAGCGCTTACGGGTATGTTTGAAGTCGCAACATTAAGTGGCGTGCAATTAGGCTTAATATATAGCTTGTCCTGTATGCCATTTTTAGTGAATCAGTGGTATAAGTTGTTGTTTGTGAGAAGTAAATAA
- a CDS encoding YfzA family protein: protein MIGTEKTHNINLAKHWIITLGIFLIVQLIFIAVDGTFLEPNINDSDKLFARIGRWILDSKLFTEWITPYSFPFFNMVMTIHVIAILIATVLHIISSIFSKK from the coding sequence ATGATTGGCACGGAAAAAACGCATAATATTAATCTAGCAAAACACTGGATAATCACCCTTGGTATATTTTTAATTGTTCAATTGATCTTTATCGCCGTTGATGGCACTTTCCTAGAGCCAAACATAAACGATAGTGATAAATTATTTGCCAGGATAGGAAGATGGATTTTGGACTCGAAGCTCTTTACTGAATGGATTACTCCTTACTCCTTTCCTTTCTTTAATATGGTCATGACAATTCACGTTATTGCTATACTGATTGCTACAGTACTGCACATTATTTCAAGTATCTTTTCAAAAAAATAA
- a CDS encoding alpha/beta hydrolase, whose protein sequence is MKKGFGFVIKILPAKEIYLKGDNHAVLLLHSFTSHTRDMKKVATELNKTGYTCYAPLYSGHGQTPEQLLQYNVNDWWQDVMKAYQFLKDEGFQKITVIGLSIGGIFALRLAQLKKIEHVIVLSVPIDRDPERLKKRIIDYANNYKKIEEKSALQISHELEVFNQMPLDSLIKFQEFIRFTIQNLEKITIPSAIFYGIRDDKLYSISAYTIYKNVNSSEKLIKGFKQSKHLMTLGKDQIEIINEILDFIN, encoded by the coding sequence ATGAAGAAAGGTTTTGGTTTTGTGATAAAGATACTTCCTGCTAAAGAGATTTACTTAAAAGGTGATAATCATGCTGTATTACTTTTGCATTCGTTTACTAGCCATACTAGAGACATGAAGAAGGTAGCAACTGAACTAAACAAAACAGGTTACACATGCTATGCACCTCTGTATAGTGGTCATGGGCAAACGCCAGAACAGTTATTACAATACAATGTAAATGACTGGTGGCAAGATGTGATGAAAGCCTATCAATTTTTAAAAGATGAAGGATTCCAAAAGATTACTGTCATAGGTTTGTCTATCGGTGGTATTTTCGCATTGAGACTTGCGCAGCTTAAAAAAATAGAGCATGTGATTGTATTATCAGTACCGATTGATCGGGATCCAGAGCGACTCAAAAAAAGAATAATTGACTACGCCAATAATTACAAAAAAATAGAAGAAAAGTCTGCTCTCCAAATCTCTCATGAACTTGAAGTGTTTAATCAAATGCCTTTAGATTCGTTAATTAAGTTTCAAGAATTTATTAGGTTTACGATTCAAAACCTTGAAAAAATTACAATCCCGAGTGCAATTTTTTACGGTATACGAGACGATAAATTGTATTCTATAAGTGCTTATACCATTTATAAAAATGTCAATTCAAGCGAAAAACTGATTAAAGGGTTTAAACAATCGAAACATTTAATGACGTTAGGAAAAGATCAAATAGAAATTATAAATGAAATTCTTGATTTTATTAATTAA
- a CDS encoding acylphosphatase, whose translation MNKRALIKFFGDVYGTGYRFFIKQKAIELGLKGYCKLNDLDQIEVEVEGSKKAIDEFLIFVQKGVSLQADSNSFALEVYDDLKGYIRMESDIV comes from the coding sequence GTGAATAAACGAGCGCTGATTAAATTTTTCGGTGATGTGTATGGAACAGGCTATCGCTTTTTCATTAAACAAAAGGCGATTGAGCTTGGCTTGAAGGGATATTGTAAATTAAATGATCTAGATCAAATTGAGGTTGAGGTAGAAGGCTCGAAAAAGGCCATTGATGAATTCCTCATTTTTGTTCAAAAGGGCGTCAGCCTTCAAGCAGATTCCAATTCATTTGCCTTAGAGGTTTATGATGATTTAAAAGGCTATATACGTATGGAGTCAGACATTGTTTAG
- a CDS encoding globin-coupled sensor protein, protein MFSSIRPKAELEELFKRGTNLSATGRFNKTLAFNYFNSQDEENLKTLYAKLKDITPSMNVIFNNYLKEISPSSQQTISEENINRYLTQFFLANRDDEYVDETVKFFNLFRKNQFEPGKLIVVFNQFAFYITTYILHNFGLKPNKAFEYMKSFQSAVNVDQELLFEVLTERIIENVVTEISSLMDVNAKIMYMKDLVFSLDRQNEEIQSSTAATEEIAASINEVARMSSRISEKTTDSVDHAIKGKNAIEHALTEIFKTEETFTTIVDSFTELQKRVNDIEHVVTLINQIADQTNLLALNASIEAARAGEHGKGFAVVAQEVRKLAEGTVSALSEVSTNVHHLKSYSNDVSKSITETTSIIKEATVEAKESLPLLNAIVTAIEGINIDVTSSAAISQEQAAAIDEVSARMIEISSLQDDIRDYSQNTSSDIHMLGKEINRFRNDIISNNNVQLSSIALLQLSKADHILWKWRIYNMFLGLENVRPNDVSSHKDCRLGKWYTAKRTVDRFGHLQDYRDLDAYHARVHESAKLAAEAHGAGNIQKAEVHLEEVNQASERVLYYINNLIAYLEKERVMQ, encoded by the coding sequence ATGTTTTCAAGTATTCGACCTAAGGCAGAGCTCGAAGAATTATTTAAGCGCGGTACAAATTTAAGCGCAACAGGCCGTTTCAATAAAACGTTGGCGTTTAATTATTTTAATTCACAGGATGAAGAGAATTTAAAGACCCTCTACGCCAAACTAAAAGATATCACACCTTCTATGAACGTAATTTTTAATAATTATTTGAAGGAAATCTCTCCTTCCTCTCAGCAAACGATTAGTGAAGAAAATATAAATCGATACTTGACTCAATTTTTCTTAGCCAATCGTGATGATGAATATGTAGATGAAACCGTAAAATTTTTTAATTTATTTAGAAAAAATCAATTCGAACCCGGCAAACTAATTGTCGTATTTAATCAATTCGCCTTCTATATTACGACTTACATTTTACATAACTTTGGTTTAAAGCCAAACAAAGCATTTGAATACATGAAGTCTTTCCAATCAGCTGTCAATGTTGACCAAGAATTACTCTTTGAAGTATTAACAGAGCGTATTATTGAAAATGTAGTGACAGAGATTTCTTCATTAATGGATGTCAATGCTAAAATTATGTATATGAAGGATTTAGTATTCAGTTTAGATAGACAAAATGAAGAAATACAGTCGTCTACAGCAGCGACAGAAGAGATTGCAGCCTCCATCAATGAGGTTGCTCGTATGTCTTCACGCATTTCTGAGAAAACAACGGATTCTGTTGATCATGCTATTAAAGGAAAGAATGCTATAGAACATGCGTTAACTGAAATCTTCAAAACCGAAGAAACATTTACTACCATTGTTGACTCCTTTACAGAATTACAAAAGCGCGTCAATGATATTGAGCATGTAGTAACTTTGATTAACCAAATAGCAGATCAAACAAACTTGTTGGCGTTAAATGCATCCATTGAAGCTGCACGTGCTGGTGAGCATGGTAAAGGCTTTGCGGTAGTAGCGCAAGAAGTTCGTAAACTTGCTGAAGGCACGGTGTCTGCACTTAGTGAAGTATCAACAAATGTACACCATCTTAAGAGTTACTCGAATGATGTATCGAAATCCATAACCGAAACGACCTCTATTATAAAAGAGGCAACCGTTGAAGCAAAAGAATCTTTACCTTTATTAAATGCAATTGTTACTGCAATTGAAGGTATCAATATTGACGTAACAAGTTCTGCAGCTATTTCCCAAGAGCAGGCTGCGGCAATTGACGAAGTATCTGCGAGAATGATCGAAATTTCTAGTCTTCAGGATGATATTCGCGACTACAGTCAAAATACGTCAAGCGATATTCACATGTTAGGTAAAGAGATTAACCGCTTCCGCAATGACATTATTTCAAACAATAATGTACAACTCTCTTCTATTGCCCTATTACAATTATCAAAAGCTGATCATATTTTATGGAAATGGCGTATTTACAATATGTTCCTTGGCTTAGAAAATGTACGGCCAAATGATGTATCCTCACATAAAGATTGTCGCCTCGGTAAATGGTATACAGCTAAACGTACAGTGGATCGTTTCGGACATTTACAGGATTATCGTGATTTAGATGCCTATCACGCTCGCGTACATGAATCGGCGAAGCTTGCGGCAGAAGCACATGGGGCGGGTAATATTCAAAAGGCTGAAGTCCATTTAGAAGAGGTAAATCAGGCTTCAGAGCGAGTTCTATACTATATTAATAACTTAATTGCTTATTTAGAAAAAGAACGTGTCATGCAGTAA
- a CDS encoding DUF1033 family protein has protein sequence MYTIIYMKADYEPWWKFEGWEAFIQTIESFETKEQFEKALQEKLNSFRSVYEHEASKEGKYWAFWSEEESFYCEACDDDAQVYHGIIAVETIDLNGKLQIK, from the coding sequence ATGTATACAATAATTTACATGAAAGCTGATTATGAGCCTTGGTGGAAATTTGAGGGCTGGGAAGCTTTCATTCAAACAATAGAATCATTTGAGACGAAAGAGCAGTTTGAGAAAGCGCTTCAGGAAAAATTAAACAGCTTTAGGTCAGTATATGAGCACGAGGCGAGTAAAGAAGGCAAGTACTGGGCTTTTTGGTCAGAGGAAGAAAGCTTTTATTGTGAAGCTTGTGATGATGATGCACAAGTTTATCATGGGATCATCGCAGTCGAAACTATAGATTTAAACGGAAAATTGCAAATTAAATAA
- a CDS encoding cold-shock protein: protein MKQGTVKWFNSEKGFGFIEVEGENDVFVHFSAIQGDGFKTLDEGQKVEFEVVDGNRGPQAANVTKL, encoded by the coding sequence ATGAAACAAGGTACAGTAAAATGGTTTAACTCAGAAAAAGGTTTTGGATTCATCGAAGTTGAAGGCGAAAACGACGTATTCGTACACTTCTCAGCTATCCAAGGCGATGGTTTCAAAACTCTTGACGAAGGTCAAAAAGTGGAATTCGAAGTTGTAGATGGCAACCGCGGACCACAAGCTGCTAACGTAACTAAACTTTAA
- a CDS encoding YkvA family protein, translating into MDAFQKIPNEKKQRDFYNKLRTKLVTFLESKTGRKNKFADYLMFVPDLFHLLIKTLMDPAIDSKSRSLIGATIAYFIFPMDFLPEGVLGFGGFMDDIVLATFVVNTIINKMGPEVIEKHWTGDEKLLDVLQKIAETSDQIVSKIPVKSMFTQYVRHESEDNNK; encoded by the coding sequence ATGGATGCGTTCCAAAAAATACCGAATGAGAAAAAACAGCGAGATTTTTATAATAAGCTGCGTACTAAATTAGTCACATTCCTTGAATCAAAAACTGGAAGGAAAAATAAATTTGCAGACTATCTGATGTTTGTGCCTGATTTGTTTCATTTATTAATAAAAACATTAATGGATCCTGCGATTGATTCAAAAAGCCGTTCATTGATTGGGGCAACGATCGCTTATTTTATATTCCCTATGGATTTTTTACCGGAAGGTGTCCTCGGATTCGGCGGTTTTATGGACGATATCGTATTAGCAACTTTTGTTGTCAATACGATTATCAATAAAATGGGACCTGAAGTGATTGAGAAACATTGGACAGGGGATGAGAAGCTCCTAGATGTATTACAAAAAATTGCGGAAACAAGTGATCAAATTGTTAGTAAGATCCCCGTAAAATCAATGTTTACACAATATGTACGACATGAAAGTGAAGATAATAATAAATAA
- a CDS encoding S1 family peptidase: protein MNDLHKSSTEEELTEEEFIELVLAEQQKALAEERQQRLQGKKPKKQKPIVKWIVWSMAFVLFFNTFALLFQIYSIPALDFIKVSTKLSAQEDIQTYKKAVVEISTGNSKGTGFAISSDGLIVTNAHVVEDALTLSVVFPQEGLMEAQLLQSFPDVDLALLQVTGDNIPSLSLAEEPNYAKDEHVYFIGNPLAFTGIANEGTLLEPTLLYDWQEPVMMIQAPVYKGNSGSPVLNADGEVIGVIFATMKQEPFGRVGLFVPVQVLQNLLKSHTFD, encoded by the coding sequence ATGAATGATTTACATAAGTCTTCAACAGAGGAAGAATTAACAGAAGAGGAATTTATCGAGCTTGTGCTTGCAGAGCAGCAAAAGGCATTAGCAGAAGAACGTCAACAACGCTTGCAAGGTAAAAAGCCAAAGAAGCAAAAGCCAATTGTGAAATGGATTGTATGGAGTATGGCGTTTGTCTTATTTTTTAATACTTTTGCGCTCCTTTTCCAAATTTATTCAATTCCAGCACTTGACTTTATAAAAGTATCTACAAAATTATCTGCACAAGAAGATATCCAAACATATAAAAAGGCTGTTGTAGAAATATCTACTGGCAATAGCAAAGGAACAGGCTTTGCTATTTCCTCCGATGGACTTATTGTCACAAACGCCCATGTTGTTGAGGACGCCCTGACATTGTCTGTTGTCTTTCCACAAGAAGGTCTAATGGAAGCGCAGTTATTGCAAAGCTTCCCAGATGTCGATTTAGCATTGTTGCAAGTTACTGGTGACAACATACCATCGTTATCTCTCGCTGAGGAACCTAATTATGCAAAGGATGAGCATGTGTATTTCATTGGAAATCCACTTGCCTTTACGGGCATTGCCAATGAAGGTACTTTACTTGAACCAACTTTACTATACGATTGGCAGGAGCCCGTTATGATGATACAAGCACCTGTTTACAAAGGCAATAGTGGTAGTCCTGTACTGAATGCGGATGGTGAGGTAATCGGGGTCATTTTTGCAACCATGAAACAGGAACCATTTGGTCGAGTTGGCTTGTTTGTACCGGTTCAAGTGTTACAGAACTTATTAAAATCGCATACTTTTGACTAG